ACGGCGCCCTTCTCAACCAGCGATTCGACGGTGACAGCGCCACCTTCCGGGAACAGCTCGTTGAGCTTGTCCAGGTTTACAACCTGGAACTCAACCCGGAACGGGTTCTTGAAGCCGCGAAGCTTCGGCAGGCGCATGTGCAGCGGCAACTGGCCGCCGGCAAAGCCAGCCTTGACCTGGTAGCGGGCCTTCGTACCCTTGGTACCGCGACCCGCGGTCTTACCCTTGGAGCCTTCACCACGACCAACACGGGTCTTGGCAGTCTTGGCACCGGGGGCGGGACGCAGGTGGTGGACCTTCAGAGTGTTCTGCTTGTCGGCAGCCTCTGCGGCAGTCTTGTTCTCAGCCATTACTTCGCCTCCTCTACATTCACGAGGTGCGGAACCGTGTTGAGCATTCCAACGGTTACGGCATCAGCGGTACGGACAACAGTGTGTCCGATGCGCTTGAGGCCGAGGGACCGCAGGGTCTCACGCTGGTTCTGCTTGGCGCCGATGACGCCCTTGATCTGGGTGATCTCCAACTGAGCGTCGGAGGGAGTCAGGTTCTTAGCCATGACTAGACACCTGCCTTCTGGTTCTGGAGTGCGCGCACCAGAGCAGCAGGAGCAACCTCGTCCAGCGGCAGGCCACGGCGGGCTGCCACGGAAGCGGGCTCTTCCAGTCGCTTCAGGGCGTCAACAGTCGCGTGAACGATGTTGATGGCGTTCGAGGAACCGAGCGACTTGGAGAGAACGTCGTGGATACCGACGCATTCCAGTACCGCGCGGACCGGACCACCGGCGATAACACCGGTACCCGGGGAAGCCGGACGCAGCATGACAACGCCTGCTGCGGCCTCACCCTGCACGCGGTGCGGGATGGTGCTGCCAACGCGGGGAACGCGGAAGAAGGACTTCTTAGCCTCTTCAACGCCCTTTGCGATAGCTGCCGGAACTTCCTTCGCCTTGCCGTAGCCAACGCCAACCAGGCCGTTGCCGTCACCGACGACGACGAGTGCGGTGAAGCTGAAGCGACGACCACCCTTGACGACCTTGGCAACACGGTTGATGGTTACAACGCGCTCTACGAACTGGCTCTTCTCGGCCTCGCGACCGCCGTCGCGGCCACCACGGCCACCACGGTCGCCGCGGCCCTGGCCACGGTCACCACGCTCGCCACGACGGCCGCCGCGGCGGTCGTCGGTGGCAGCAGCAGTCTCAGTTGCCTCAGCAGCTGCAGCTTCAGTCACCTGAATGTCCTTTTCGTTATTCTCAACGGTCACAGTGCCAGCCCACCTTCACGTGCACCGTCAGCGACGGCGGCGATCCGGCCGTGGTACTTGTTACCACCGCGGTCGAAGACAACAGCTTCGATGCCTGCAGCCTTGGCACGCCCGGCAACGAGCTCGCCGACGCGCTTGGCCTTGGCAGTCTTGTCGCCGTCGAATGCACGAAGGTCAGCTTCCAGAGTGGAAGCGTAAGCCACGGTTACACCCTTGCTGTCATCGACAACCTGGACGAAGATGTGGCGTGCGGAGCGGTTGACGACCAGACGAGGACGAGCAGCCGTGCCGGTGATGCGCTTGCGGATACGAAGCTGGCGACGGCTGCGTGCAGCAGACTTGCTCTTGTTCGTACGCTTCTTGTTAATTGCGATGGCCATGGTTTACTTACCAGCCTTTCCGACCTTGCGGCGGATAACTTCGCCGGCGTAACGGACACCCTTGCCCTTGTAGGGGTCGGGCTTGCGCAGCTTGCGAATGTTGGCAGCAACCTCGCCGACCTGCTGCTTGGAGATACCAGCGACGGAGAGCTTGGTCGGCCCCTCCACCGTGAAGGTGATGCCTTCGGGAGCGGAGACATTGACCGGGTGGCTGAAGCCGAGAGCGAACTCAAGGTCAGAACCCTTGGCCTGAACGCGGTAACCGGTACCAACGATTTCAAGCTTCTTTTCGTAGCCCTTGGTGACGCCCTCGATCATGTTGGCGATCAGGGTGCGGGTCAGGCCGTGCAGGGAACGCGAAGTGCGCTCGTCGTTCGGGCGGGTGACAGTCAAGGTGCTTTCGTCCAGGGTGACCTCGATCGGGCTGGCTACAGTGTGGCTCAGCTCGCCTTTGGTGCCCTTGACGTTGATGACAGAGCCATCAACCTTAACTTCAACGCCGGCAGGAACGGTGATGGGGAGACGTCCAATACGTGACATTATTCTCTTCCTTTCCCGTTACCAGACGTACGCGAGGACTTCGCCGCCCACGCCCTTCTTGCCGGCCTGCTTGTCAGTCAGGAGGCCGGAAGAGGTGGACAGGATTGCGATACCCAGGCCACCCAGCACGTGAGGCAGGTTGGTGGACTTCGCGTAAACGCGGAGACCAGGCTTGGAAATGCGGCGGACACCAGCGATCGAACGCTCGCGGTTCGGACCGAACTTGAGGTCGATGGTCAGCTTCTTGCCGACTTCGGCTTCCTCTTCCTTCCAGGCAGCAATGTAGCCTTCTGCCTTCAGGATGTCGGCAACGCGTGCCTTGAGCTTGCTGTACGGCATGCTCACGGTGTCGTGGTATGCCGAGTTGGCGTTGCGCAGACGCGTAAGCATGTCTGCGACAGGATCTGTCATAGTCATTGTGGGCTCTTGCCCTTCCTCGTAATGGTTTCCGCGTTGGCTACAAAGGAGCCGCGGCCGGACCTACTACGTAGTTATTAGTCTTCGGATTTGAACGGGAAGCCAAGTGCCTTGAGCAGCGCACGGCCTTCGTCATCGGTCTTTGCAGTGGTGACAACCGTGATGTCCATACCGCGAACGCGGTCGATGGAGTCCTGGTCGATTTCGTGGAACATAACCTGCTCGGTCAAACCGAAGGTGTAGTTGCCGTTGCCGTCGAACTGCTTGCCGTTGAGGCCGCGGAAGTCGCGGATACGGGGCAGGGCGAGGGTCACGAGGCGGTCCACGAATTCCCACATACGGTCCCCACGCAGAGTTGCGTGTGCACCGATGGGCATGCCTTCGCGCAGCTTGAACTGTGCGATGGATTTGCGGGCCTTGGTTACCTGCGGCTTCTGGCCGGTGATCAGGGTGAGGTCGCGGACAGCGCCGTCGATCAGCTTGGAGTCCTTGGCGGCATCTCCAACACCCATGTTCACAACAACCTTCACCAGGCGGGGAACCTGGTTCACGTT
This genomic interval from Arthrobacter sp. FW306-2-2C-D06B contains the following:
- the rplO gene encoding 50S ribosomal protein L15, which codes for MAENKTAAEAADKQNTLKVHHLRPAPGAKTAKTRVGRGEGSKGKTAGRGTKGTKARYQVKAGFAGGQLPLHMRLPKLRGFKNPFRVEFQVVNLDKLNELFPEGGAVTVESLVEKGAVRKNQPVKVLGTGDITVKVDVTAHAFSSSAAEKIAAAGGTTTAL
- the rpmD gene encoding 50S ribosomal protein L30; protein product: MAKNLTPSDAQLEITQIKGVIGAKQNQRETLRSLGLKRIGHTVVRTADAVTVGMLNTVPHLVNVEEAK
- the rpsE gene encoding 30S ribosomal protein S5; amino-acid sequence: MTEAAAAEATETAAATDDRRGGRRGERGDRGQGRGDRGGRGGRDGGREAEKSQFVERVVTINRVAKVVKGGRRFSFTALVVVGDGNGLVGVGYGKAKEVPAAIAKGVEEAKKSFFRVPRVGSTIPHRVQGEAAAGVVMLRPASPGTGVIAGGPVRAVLECVGIHDVLSKSLGSSNAINIVHATVDALKRLEEPASVAARRGLPLDEVAPAALVRALQNQKAGV
- the rplR gene encoding 50S ribosomal protein L18 encodes the protein MAIAINKKRTNKSKSAARSRRQLRIRKRITGTAARPRLVVNRSARHIFVQVVDDSKGVTVAYASTLEADLRAFDGDKTAKAKRVGELVAGRAKAAGIEAVVFDRGGNKYHGRIAAVADGAREGGLAL
- the rplF gene encoding 50S ribosomal protein L6; the encoded protein is MSRIGRLPITVPAGVEVKVDGSVINVKGTKGELSHTVASPIEVTLDESTLTVTRPNDERTSRSLHGLTRTLIANMIEGVTKGYEKKLEIVGTGYRVQAKGSDLEFALGFSHPVNVSAPEGITFTVEGPTKLSVAGISKQQVGEVAANIRKLRKPDPYKGKGVRYAGEVIRRKVGKAGK
- the rpsH gene encoding 30S ribosomal protein S8, giving the protein MTMTDPVADMLTRLRNANSAYHDTVSMPYSKLKARVADILKAEGYIAAWKEEEAEVGKKLTIDLKFGPNRERSIAGVRRISKPGLRVYAKSTNLPHVLGGLGIAILSTSSGLLTDKQAGKKGVGGEVLAYVW
- the rplE gene encoding 50S ribosomal protein L5 — encoded protein: MTETLETPAKIVPRLKTKYADSIKQTLVEEFKYENVNQVPRLVKVVVNMGVGDAAKDSKLIDGAVRDLTLITGQKPQVTKARKSIAQFKLREGMPIGAHATLRGDRMWEFVDRLVTLALPRIRDFRGLNGKQFDGNGNYTFGLTEQVMFHEIDQDSIDRVRGMDITVVTTAKTDDEGRALLKALGFPFKSED